GATGACCCACTTGGGGTCGGGCATCTGGTCGTACACCCGGCGCATGATCGGGGCCATCTTCTTGCTTAGCCGACCGGCCACGATCATCACGTCTGCCTGTCTCGGGCTCGCGCGGAACACCTCCGACCCGAAGCGCGCGAGGTCGTTGCGCCCGTCGGTGCTACTCATCATCTCGATGGCGCAGCAGGCCAGGCCGAAGGTCGCGGGCCACAGGCTGTTGGAGCGGCCCCAGGCGACCAGCTTCTCCAGGCTGGAAAAGAGGATGCCCTCGGATTCCAGTTCCTGCCAGTCGCGGTCGAAGAGTTCTTTCAGCGCCATACGGGAACCTCCAGGAGGCTTGAGGGGACCCTCTGCGTTGCCCTTGCTCTCAAGACCACTCCAGCACCCCTTTTTTCAGGATGTAGTAGTACCCCACCAGCAGCAGGCCCACGAACGTCACCGCTTCCCAGAAGGCGAAGGGCACCAGCTTCTGGTAAGCCACTGCGAGCGGGTAGAAAAAGGCCGTCTCAATGTCGAAGACGATGAACAGCATGGCGACGAGGTAGAAATGCACCGGGAAACGCTGGCCGGTGCCCACGCCGCCGTGCTCCGGGTCGTTGCCGCTCTCGTAGGCCATCAGCTTGGTGCGGCTCGCCTTCTTCGGCCCCAGCAGCGCCGAGACGACCACCGCCAGCACGCCGATGCCCAGCGCGATAAGCAGCATGATCACGAAATTCGCGTACTCGATGGGAGTCTCCCTTCTGCCTCTGTTTCTCTACTCCTACTACTTTGTGAAAAAGAGCACTAGCGGGAGTAAAAAAAGAGAGGGCTGACGAACCTGATCCGAACCGACTTGTGGTACGCCTCATGTTCTATCACGAAACGGCGCCTGAGACGATGCGCGAACCTGGTTTGGTGGGGGGAAGGTGGGGGTCTCGCGCCGCCGGAAAGTACAGGCGTCGCGCAGCTCCTTTCCCTCGAGGCGGGGCGGGCGGGCTGTTCCACCCCTCCTTCAATAGGGAGTTCGCGTTGCAACCTGCGGAACTTGCGTTCTGGTCGAGGAGCGGCG
This sequence is a window from Deinococcus aerius. Protein-coding genes within it:
- a CDS encoding NADH-quinone oxidoreductase subunit A — its product is MLLIALGIGVLAVVVSALLGPKKASRTKLMAYESGNDPEHGGVGTGQRFPVHFYLVAMLFIVFDIETAFFYPLAVAYQKLVPFAFWEAVTFVGLLLVGYYYILKKGVLEWS
- a CDS encoding NuoB/complex I 20 kDa subunit family protein; its protein translation is MALKELFDRDWQELESEGILFSSLEKLVAWGRSNSLWPATFGLACCAIEMMSSTDGRNDLARFGSEVFRASPRQADVMIVAGRLSKKMAPIMRRVYDQMPDPKWVISMGACASSGGMFNNYAVVQNVDHVVPVDIYVPGCPPRPEALIYAVMQLQKKVRGEAYDERGQELPMVEAWTR